The Fortiea contorta PCC 7126 genome has a segment encoding these proteins:
- a CDS encoding polysaccharide deacetylase family protein: protein MVDNHEERQRIIGIVAIACSVTACSLAPDASPQLNHHQPINQPQATVAPLLAPTTVKNLAFIPPTKFQRKIVYRVEPTNQEKVIALTIDDGPWPNTTTQMLDILKQNDVKATFFWVGQALQANPDIAKRVVAEGHAIGNHTWHHWYQQMNPATAQSEIERTAQLIQSTTGVQTTLFRPPGGVLNNGLATYAKSQKYAVVMWSQTSADTDPRAKPQVFVKNVLRDAKPGSIVLMHDGGGDRRRTVQALPQIISKLKQQGYRFVTVPELLAMQK from the coding sequence GTGGTAGACAATCACGAAGAGCGACAAAGAATAATTGGTATAGTAGCGATCGCCTGTTCTGTAACAGCTTGTAGTTTGGCTCCTGATGCGTCCCCACAATTAAACCATCATCAACCAATCAACCAACCCCAAGCCACAGTTGCGCCACTCTTAGCGCCCACCACAGTCAAAAATCTCGCCTTCATCCCCCCTACTAAATTTCAGAGAAAAATAGTTTATCGAGTAGAACCCACTAATCAAGAGAAAGTCATTGCTTTGACTATAGATGATGGCCCTTGGCCCAACACCACCACCCAAATGCTAGATATCCTCAAGCAAAATGATGTGAAAGCAACTTTTTTTTGGGTAGGACAAGCTCTACAAGCCAATCCTGATATCGCCAAAAGAGTTGTCGCCGAAGGACACGCCATTGGTAATCATACATGGCATCACTGGTATCAGCAAATGAATCCCGCCACAGCCCAGAGCGAAATTGAACGCACAGCCCAACTCATCCAAAGTACCACTGGAGTGCAAACAACTCTCTTCCGTCCACCAGGAGGTGTTTTAAATAACGGACTAGCCACCTATGCTAAAAGTCAGAAATACGCTGTAGTTATGTGGTCGCAGACTTCCGCTGACACTGATCCCCGTGCTAAACCGCAAGTATTTGTTAAAAATGTTCTCAGAGATGCCAAACCAGGATCTATTGTCTTAATGCACGATGGTGGTGGCGATCGCCGTCGGACTGTACAAGCTTTACCACAAATTATCAGCAAACTCAAGCAGCAAGGCTACCGATTTGTGACTGTTCCCGAACTATTAGCAATGCAAAAATAG